In the Verrucomicrobiota bacterium genome, one interval contains:
- a CDS encoding helix-turn-helix transcriptional regulator: MQIAIASRSDPANSLPDTVFYNDDSQDSASLSDFPNTQDYLAAFKMFLGHLQPSQGFLLLDKSGQLIQSTAKARQLCLLLQAERQSASQQSISLPYQVIKLYELLMDSRIEFPGQPLQMFEKVMLDNGVQISINAEWVYLGDNLSHCLLVKLENVSQTMNQRALCDACRYNFTPREIEVWALCLQGLSRSQISQRLFITMNTVVKHMKSIRGKRGSTII; the protein is encoded by the coding sequence GTGCAAATAGCTATCGCTAGTCGATCTGACCCGGCAAATTCATTACCGGATACAGTCTTCTACAATGATGATTCACAGGATTCCGCATCCTTATCAGATTTTCCTAATACTCAGGATTATCTGGCAGCTTTTAAGATGTTTCTGGGGCACTTGCAGCCTTCTCAAGGCTTCCTTTTACTTGATAAGTCAGGTCAGCTTATTCAGAGTACCGCTAAAGCTCGACAGCTCTGTCTATTGCTACAAGCGGAGAGGCAGTCAGCTAGTCAGCAATCCATTTCATTGCCTTATCAGGTTATAAAGCTTTATGAGCTTCTAATGGATAGCCGTATTGAGTTTCCAGGACAGCCGTTGCAGATGTTTGAAAAAGTTATGCTGGATAACGGTGTCCAAATTTCTATCAATGCTGAATGGGTTTATCTGGGGGATAACCTTTCGCACTGTCTTTTGGTGAAGCTTGAAAACGTTAGCCAAACCATGAATCAGCGGGCATTGTGTGATGCGTGCCGATACAACTTTACTCCGCGTGAAATTGAAGTCTGGGCGCTTTGCCTTCAGGGGCTATCCCGTAGTCAAATTAGTCAGCGGCTTTTCATAACTATGAACACCGTTGTCAAGCACATGAAGAGTATTCGTGGTAAGCGTGGCAGTACTATCATCTGA